One genomic window of Biomphalaria glabrata chromosome 9, xgBioGlab47.1, whole genome shotgun sequence includes the following:
- the LOC106061927 gene encoding ATP-binding cassette sub-family F member 1-like isoform X1, which yields MPKKGKAKDDDVDLAPVANDQKDSESLKKGKKKNKKKGDEDDFDDTVKPTVNDEKDSDTKKKSKKKNKEKSKGDDDDDDDAVSQISKASENSVKSSETGKKANKKKNKPEKEEWKDDDDDDVANDIGKLAIKDDDDDDFETGKKSKKKDKKKKSKMDKLKEDLVAGEKEKLAAEEQQKKQKAEVKVAANKFQALQDDDDVMDDEEEEEENRDALVEPEESAKSTEEDDKDKPKLSRKDLKKLKKKMEHAKALEEIEEDGQFSVSQAEKSKKDAVMDNQLDIKVERFSISARGKELFVNADLFITHGRRYGLVGPNGHGKTTLLKHMASRALNIPANIDVLYCEQEVSADDTKAIDAVLKADKKRTALLQEEKELMSKITEGGREITDRLKDVYEELRAINADAAEPKARRILAGLGFTKEMMNRATKDLSGGWRMRVSLARALFMEPTLLMLDEPTNHLDLNAVIWLDNYLQQWKKTLLVVSHDQSFLDNVCTDIIHLDQQKLFYYRGNYATFKKMFVQKRKEQLRDFEKQEKKIKDLKASGKSTKTAEAKAKDGINRKGKNLKKPSMFEETETKTELLSRPKDYVVKFSFPAPAPLNPPILGVYSVTFGYPGQNVLFKDLDFGIDMSSRVAIVGPNGVGKSTFLKLLTGDIIPTIGERRKNHRLRIGKYDQHSADQLTLEKSAAQYLIDTFNLQYQDARKKLGQFGLAGHAHTIPIRDLSGGQKSRVALADLSCRAPDVLILDEPTNNLDIESIDALADAIREFTGGVIIVSHDERLIRETDCQLWVVENKTINEIDGDFDDYRRELLEALGENIAHAAAASAQATT from the exons atgCCTAAGAAAGGCAAGGCCAAAGATGATGATGTTGACTTGGCACCTGTAGCCAATGATCAGAAAGATTCAGAAAGTttaaagaaagggaaaaaaaag aataaaaagaaaggtgATGAGGATGATTTTGATGACACTGTTAAACCAACTGTGAATGATGAAAAAGATTCAGATACAAAAAAGAAGTCAaagaaaaag AATAAAGAAAAATCCAAAGgggatgatgatgacgatgatgatgcAGTGAGTCAGATAAGCAAAGCTTCTGAAAACAGTGTGAAGAGCTCAGAAACTGGAAAGAAGGCAAATAAAAAG aaaaataaaccagaaaaagaagagtggaaggatgatgatgatgatgatgttgcaAATGATATTGGCAAATTggcaataaaagatgatgatgatgatgattttgaaACTGGGAAAAAATCCAAGAAAAAG gacaagaagaaaaaaagcaagatgGATAAGTTGAAGGAAGATTTGGTTGCAggggaaaaagaaaagttggcaGCAGAggaacaacagaagaaacaaaaagCTGAAGTAAAAGTGGCAGCCAACAAATTTCAAGCTTTgcaagatgatgatgatgtaatGGATGACgaggaggaggaggaagaaAACAGAGATGCTTTGGTAGAGCCAGAAGAGAGTGCTAAATCTACAGAAG AAGATGACAAAGACAAGCCAAAACTGTCCAGGAAAGATCTCAAAAAGCTAAAAAAGAAG atggAACATGCTAAAGCATTagaagaaattgaagaagaTGGTCAGTTTTCTGTTTCCCAAGCTGAGAAGTCTAAAAAAGATGCTGTAATGGACAACCAGTTGGACATCAAG GTGGAAAGGTTTAGTATTTCTGCTCGAGGAAAAGAATTGTTTGTAAATGCTGATTTGTTTATTACACATGGACGTAGATATGGTCTGGTTGGACCCAATGG CCATGGCAAAACAACCTTGTTGAAGCATATGGCTAGCCGAGCTTTAAATATTCCTGCCAACATTGATGTTCTGTACTGTGAGCAAGAAGTTTCTGCTGATGATACTAAAGCTATTGATGCTGTCCTTAAAGCAGACAAAAAGAGAACAGCACTACTACAGGAGGAGAAAGAGTTGATGTCTAAAATAACAGAAGGGGGGCGAGAGATTACTGATCGATTGAAAGAT GTTTATGAAGAATTGAGAGCAATCAATGCTGATGCTGCTGAACCAAAGGCAAGAAGAATCTTGGCTGGTCTGGGTTTTACTAAAGAGATGATGAACAGAGCCACTAAAGACTTGTCTGGTGGTTGGAGAATGAGAGTCTCTCTGGCCAG AGCTTTGTTCATGGAGCCCACATTACTTATGCTTGATGAGCCTACCAACCATCTCGATCTCAATGCTGTTATTTGGTTAGATAA ttatcTCCAGCAGTGGAAGAAGACATTATTAGTTGTGTCTCACGATCAAAGCTTTTTAGACAATGTCTGCACAGATATTATTCACCTTGACCAGCAGAAGCTTTTCTACTACAGGGGAAACTATG CTACTTTCAAAAAGATGTTTGtacagaaaagaaaagaacagtTGCGTGACTTTGAaaagcaagagaaaaaaattaaagatttgaAAGCATCTGGCAAGTCCACCAAGACAGCA GAAGCCAAGGCAAAAGATGGTATAAATCGCAAAGGAAAAAATCTAAAGAAACCAAGCATGTTTGAGGAAACTGAAACCAAGACAGAACTTTTATCTAGACCGAAGGACTATGTTGTGAAATTCTCTTTCCCTGCACCTGCACCTTTAAACCCGCCTATATTGGGAGTATACT CTGTAACCTTTGGTTACCCTGGACAGAATGTCTTATTTAAAGATTTAGACTTTGGTATTGATATGTCATCAAGAG ttgccATTGTTGGTCCCAACGGTGTTGGTAAAAGTACATTCCTTAAGCTACTCACTGGGGATATAATACCT ACCATTGGAGAAAGGAGAAAAAATCATCGCTTG CGTATAGGAAAATATGATCAGCATTCAGCTGACCAGCTCACATTGGAAAAATCAGCAGCTCAGTATTTGATT GATACATTCAATCTTCAATATCAAGATGCACGGAAGAAACTTGGTCAATTTGGACTTGCAGGTCATGCCCACACTATCCCCATACGAGATCTGTCTGGAGGTCAGAAATCAAGAGTCGCCTTGGCTGACCTCTCATGTAGAGCTCCTGATGTTCTCATCTTG GATGAGCCTACcaataatctagatatagaatccaTTGATGCTTTAGCTGATGCTATTAGAGAATTTACTGGTG GTGTAATCATTGTCAGCCATGACGAGAGGCTGATCAGAGAAACAGACTGTCAGCTGTGGGTGGTAGAGAATAAAACAATCAATGAGATTGATGGAGACTTTGATGACTACAGGCGAGAGTTGCTGGAAGCACTTGGAGAGAACATTGCCCACGCTGCTGCAGCCTCTGCCCAGGCTACAACGTGA
- the LOC106061927 gene encoding ATP-binding cassette sub-family F member 1-like isoform X2 translates to MPKKGKAKDDDVDLAPVANDQKDSESLKKGKKKNKKKGDEDDFDDTVKPTVNDEKDSDTKKKSKKKNKEKSKGDDDDDDDAVSQISKASENSVKSSETGKKANKKKNKPEKEEWKDDDDDDVANDIGKLAIKDDDDDDFETGKKSKKKDKKKKSKMDKLKEDLVAGEKEKLAAEEQQKKQKAEVKVAANKFQALQDDDDVMDDEEEEEENRDALVEPEESAKSTEDDKDKPKLSRKDLKKLKKKMEHAKALEEIEEDGQFSVSQAEKSKKDAVMDNQLDIKVERFSISARGKELFVNADLFITHGRRYGLVGPNGHGKTTLLKHMASRALNIPANIDVLYCEQEVSADDTKAIDAVLKADKKRTALLQEEKELMSKITEGGREITDRLKDVYEELRAINADAAEPKARRILAGLGFTKEMMNRATKDLSGGWRMRVSLARALFMEPTLLMLDEPTNHLDLNAVIWLDNYLQQWKKTLLVVSHDQSFLDNVCTDIIHLDQQKLFYYRGNYATFKKMFVQKRKEQLRDFEKQEKKIKDLKASGKSTKTAEAKAKDGINRKGKNLKKPSMFEETETKTELLSRPKDYVVKFSFPAPAPLNPPILGVYSVTFGYPGQNVLFKDLDFGIDMSSRVAIVGPNGVGKSTFLKLLTGDIIPTIGERRKNHRLRIGKYDQHSADQLTLEKSAAQYLIDTFNLQYQDARKKLGQFGLAGHAHTIPIRDLSGGQKSRVALADLSCRAPDVLILDEPTNNLDIESIDALADAIREFTGGVIIVSHDERLIRETDCQLWVVENKTINEIDGDFDDYRRELLEALGENIAHAAAASAQATT, encoded by the exons atgCCTAAGAAAGGCAAGGCCAAAGATGATGATGTTGACTTGGCACCTGTAGCCAATGATCAGAAAGATTCAGAAAGTttaaagaaagggaaaaaaaag aataaaaagaaaggtgATGAGGATGATTTTGATGACACTGTTAAACCAACTGTGAATGATGAAAAAGATTCAGATACAAAAAAGAAGTCAaagaaaaag AATAAAGAAAAATCCAAAGgggatgatgatgacgatgatgatgcAGTGAGTCAGATAAGCAAAGCTTCTGAAAACAGTGTGAAGAGCTCAGAAACTGGAAAGAAGGCAAATAAAAAG aaaaataaaccagaaaaagaagagtggaaggatgatgatgatgatgatgttgcaAATGATATTGGCAAATTggcaataaaagatgatgatgatgatgattttgaaACTGGGAAAAAATCCAAGAAAAAG gacaagaagaaaaaaagcaagatgGATAAGTTGAAGGAAGATTTGGTTGCAggggaaaaagaaaagttggcaGCAGAggaacaacagaagaaacaaaaagCTGAAGTAAAAGTGGCAGCCAACAAATTTCAAGCTTTgcaagatgatgatgatgtaatGGATGACgaggaggaggaggaagaaAACAGAGATGCTTTGGTAGAGCCAGAAGAGAGTGCTAAATCTACAGAAG ATGACAAAGACAAGCCAAAACTGTCCAGGAAAGATCTCAAAAAGCTAAAAAAGAAG atggAACATGCTAAAGCATTagaagaaattgaagaagaTGGTCAGTTTTCTGTTTCCCAAGCTGAGAAGTCTAAAAAAGATGCTGTAATGGACAACCAGTTGGACATCAAG GTGGAAAGGTTTAGTATTTCTGCTCGAGGAAAAGAATTGTTTGTAAATGCTGATTTGTTTATTACACATGGACGTAGATATGGTCTGGTTGGACCCAATGG CCATGGCAAAACAACCTTGTTGAAGCATATGGCTAGCCGAGCTTTAAATATTCCTGCCAACATTGATGTTCTGTACTGTGAGCAAGAAGTTTCTGCTGATGATACTAAAGCTATTGATGCTGTCCTTAAAGCAGACAAAAAGAGAACAGCACTACTACAGGAGGAGAAAGAGTTGATGTCTAAAATAACAGAAGGGGGGCGAGAGATTACTGATCGATTGAAAGAT GTTTATGAAGAATTGAGAGCAATCAATGCTGATGCTGCTGAACCAAAGGCAAGAAGAATCTTGGCTGGTCTGGGTTTTACTAAAGAGATGATGAACAGAGCCACTAAAGACTTGTCTGGTGGTTGGAGAATGAGAGTCTCTCTGGCCAG AGCTTTGTTCATGGAGCCCACATTACTTATGCTTGATGAGCCTACCAACCATCTCGATCTCAATGCTGTTATTTGGTTAGATAA ttatcTCCAGCAGTGGAAGAAGACATTATTAGTTGTGTCTCACGATCAAAGCTTTTTAGACAATGTCTGCACAGATATTATTCACCTTGACCAGCAGAAGCTTTTCTACTACAGGGGAAACTATG CTACTTTCAAAAAGATGTTTGtacagaaaagaaaagaacagtTGCGTGACTTTGAaaagcaagagaaaaaaattaaagatttgaAAGCATCTGGCAAGTCCACCAAGACAGCA GAAGCCAAGGCAAAAGATGGTATAAATCGCAAAGGAAAAAATCTAAAGAAACCAAGCATGTTTGAGGAAACTGAAACCAAGACAGAACTTTTATCTAGACCGAAGGACTATGTTGTGAAATTCTCTTTCCCTGCACCTGCACCTTTAAACCCGCCTATATTGGGAGTATACT CTGTAACCTTTGGTTACCCTGGACAGAATGTCTTATTTAAAGATTTAGACTTTGGTATTGATATGTCATCAAGAG ttgccATTGTTGGTCCCAACGGTGTTGGTAAAAGTACATTCCTTAAGCTACTCACTGGGGATATAATACCT ACCATTGGAGAAAGGAGAAAAAATCATCGCTTG CGTATAGGAAAATATGATCAGCATTCAGCTGACCAGCTCACATTGGAAAAATCAGCAGCTCAGTATTTGATT GATACATTCAATCTTCAATATCAAGATGCACGGAAGAAACTTGGTCAATTTGGACTTGCAGGTCATGCCCACACTATCCCCATACGAGATCTGTCTGGAGGTCAGAAATCAAGAGTCGCCTTGGCTGACCTCTCATGTAGAGCTCCTGATGTTCTCATCTTG GATGAGCCTACcaataatctagatatagaatccaTTGATGCTTTAGCTGATGCTATTAGAGAATTTACTGGTG GTGTAATCATTGTCAGCCATGACGAGAGGCTGATCAGAGAAACAGACTGTCAGCTGTGGGTGGTAGAGAATAAAACAATCAATGAGATTGATGGAGACTTTGATGACTACAGGCGAGAGTTGCTGGAAGCACTTGGAGAGAACATTGCCCACGCTGCTGCAGCCTCTGCCCAGGCTACAACGTGA